From Cecembia calidifontis, one genomic window encodes:
- a CDS encoding copper-translocating P-type ATPase, translating to MEKHNHEHHKHHTHEGHQKSQSSDHQTINKSDHQHGHHDHHAMMIEDFKKRFWISLVLTVPILALSHMIQQLLGFELTFFGDQYVLFGLSTIVFFYGGWPFLKGLWDELKDKNPGMMTLIAVAITVAYVYSSAVVFGLEGIDFFWELATLIVIMLLGHWIEMKSVMGASRALELLVQMMPSEAHLVQGDQIKDIKVDQLKKEDIILIKANEKIPADGTVVDGESHLDESMLTGESKPVKKSKGDPVIGGSVNGSQSIKVKVSKTGKESYLNKVITLVEEAQKAKSKTQNLANIAARWLTFIAIGAGTITLVTWISLGKPLDFALERMVTVMVISCPHALGLAIPLVVAISTAVSASKGLLIRNRTAFENARKITAMVFDKTGTLTEGKFGVSRHESLSDDIAKEELLSFVASLEQQSEHPIAQGIVKAAKEAKLKLKKVENFESLTAKGIQGKIDGKSWKVVSPRYLKENKIEIPEKAGSDAAETIVFALREEKLIGFIALSDKIREESSKAIETLREKGMKLYMATGDNEKTAKAVSDKLGLDGYYSEVLPHQKVEIIKKLQKEGHFVAMTGDGVNDAPALAQANVGIAVGSGTDVAAETADIILVNSNPKDIANLVLFGRATYNKMIQNLAWATGYNAIALPLATGFIPGLVISPAIGAVFMSLSTVIVAINAQLLKRKMIS from the coding sequence ATGGAAAAGCATAATCACGAACACCACAAGCATCATACACACGAGGGTCACCAAAAGAGCCAATCATCAGATCATCAAACCATCAACAAATCAGACCATCAGCATGGGCACCATGACCACCATGCCATGATGATCGAAGATTTTAAAAAGCGTTTTTGGATTTCTCTGGTGCTCACCGTACCGATCCTGGCACTATCTCATATGATCCAGCAATTACTGGGATTTGAGCTAACCTTTTTTGGTGATCAGTACGTCCTTTTTGGGCTTTCCACCATTGTCTTCTTTTATGGGGGCTGGCCTTTTCTCAAAGGACTTTGGGACGAGTTGAAGGACAAAAACCCGGGCATGATGACCCTGATTGCAGTGGCCATTACTGTGGCTTATGTGTACAGCTCGGCTGTGGTGTTTGGCTTGGAGGGGATTGATTTTTTCTGGGAGCTGGCGACCCTTATTGTCATCATGCTGCTGGGGCATTGGATCGAGATGAAATCGGTAATGGGTGCATCAAGAGCGCTCGAATTACTGGTGCAGATGATGCCTTCCGAAGCTCATTTGGTTCAGGGAGACCAAATCAAGGACATCAAGGTTGATCAACTGAAAAAGGAGGATATCATCCTGATAAAAGCCAATGAAAAAATACCTGCGGACGGTACAGTGGTGGATGGGGAAAGCCACCTGGACGAAAGCATGCTCACCGGTGAGAGCAAGCCGGTGAAAAAATCCAAGGGCGACCCGGTCATTGGCGGATCAGTAAATGGCAGCCAATCCATCAAGGTGAAAGTGTCCAAAACCGGCAAAGAGAGCTACCTAAACAAAGTGATCACCTTGGTGGAAGAGGCTCAGAAAGCCAAATCCAAAACCCAAAATCTGGCCAACATTGCCGCCAGATGGCTCACGTTCATTGCCATTGGTGCCGGTACGATTACACTAGTAACCTGGATCAGTCTGGGCAAACCGTTGGACTTTGCCCTGGAGCGGATGGTGACCGTCATGGTCATTTCATGTCCACACGCACTGGGTTTGGCTATTCCACTCGTGGTAGCCATTTCTACGGCTGTTTCCGCAAGCAAAGGCTTGCTGATCCGTAACCGTACCGCTTTTGAAAATGCCCGGAAGATTACCGCAATGGTATTTGACAAAACCGGGACACTGACCGAAGGAAAGTTTGGGGTTTCCCGCCATGAGAGTCTGTCGGATGACATAGCCAAAGAGGAGCTTTTGTCATTTGTCGCTTCGCTAGAACAGCAATCGGAGCATCCCATAGCGCAGGGAATTGTGAAAGCAGCGAAAGAGGCAAAACTAAAACTGAAAAAGGTAGAAAATTTTGAATCGCTGACGGCCAAGGGTATTCAGGGCAAGATCGATGGGAAAAGCTGGAAGGTGGTCAGCCCAAGGTACCTGAAGGAAAACAAAATAGAGATACCAGAAAAAGCTGGCTCTGATGCAGCTGAAACCATAGTGTTTGCCCTCAGGGAAGAAAAACTTATTGGGTTCATTGCCCTGTCGGATAAGATCAGGGAAGAAAGCTCCAAGGCCATCGAAACGCTTCGGGAAAAAGGTATGAAACTGTATATGGCCACTGGTGACAATGAGAAAACGGCCAAAGCAGTAAGCGATAAACTTGGGCTGGATGGCTACTATAGCGAGGTGCTTCCACACCAAAAAGTAGAGATTATCAAGAAGCTTCAGAAGGAAGGCCACTTTGTGGCTATGACGGGTGATGGGGTAAATGATGCCCCTGCATTGGCACAAGCCAATGTGGGCATTGCTGTAGGTTCCGGTACCGATGTGGCTGCCGAGACAGCCGATATCATATTGGTCAACAGCAACCCAAAAGACATTGCCAACCTGGTACTGTTTGGCAGGGCCACCTACAACAAAATGATCCAGAACCTCGCTTGGGCTACCGGCTACAACGCGATTGCATTGCCGCTGGCCACAGGCTTTATTCCAGGTCTGGTGATCAGTCCTGCAATAGGTGCAGTATTCATGAGCCTGAGTACGGTCATTGTGGCCATTAATGCGCAATTGCTGAAAAGGAAGATGATAAGCTGA
- a CDS encoding RteC domain-containing protein — MEEYLLKYEELEDKLRMIDLEEDSILKKSEQSFQIALQAINQLRDDLKGDRLRLQSDEISFFKEIKPKFVSKLIYHLSVFNIETNKPNGGIKVKRKYYQNELDKLKRYFDNNLEFYRYYRTHSNYLDHKYFVRGKQDIRLTLDSFFFETDPNFSTSHDFKVSNILANDLLNVYLEDELNKLSLTDLNNEKTQVEPKGKLTWTESKVSLIELMYALQARGVFNNGTADLKEVAAFFEDTFGIELGQYHRTFLEIRIRKTGRTKFLDSLQESIIRRMDEADEK, encoded by the coding sequence TTGGAGGAGTATTTATTAAAATATGAAGAATTAGAGGATAAGCTTCGAATGATTGATCTGGAAGAGGACAGCATTCTCAAAAAATCAGAGCAAAGCTTTCAAATAGCCCTTCAGGCAATTAATCAGTTGAGAGATGATTTGAAGGGTGATCGATTGCGTTTACAAAGCGATGAAATCTCGTTTTTTAAGGAAATTAAGCCAAAATTTGTTAGTAAGCTCATCTACCACCTCAGTGTGTTCAATATCGAAACCAACAAACCCAACGGAGGAATCAAGGTAAAACGTAAATACTATCAGAATGAGCTAGACAAGCTCAAACGGTATTTTGATAATAACCTGGAATTTTACCGCTATTACCGTACCCACAGCAACTACCTAGACCACAAGTATTTTGTCCGTGGCAAGCAAGATATACGCTTAACCCTTGATTCATTTTTTTTCGAGACTGATCCAAATTTCTCTACCAGCCACGATTTCAAGGTTTCTAACATTCTTGCAAATGATTTGCTCAATGTCTATCTGGAAGATGAGTTGAACAAGCTGAGCTTGACAGATTTAAACAACGAAAAAACACAAGTCGAACCGAAGGGGAAATTAACATGGACAGAGTCCAAAGTCTCTCTTATCGAACTGATGTATGCTCTTCAGGCTCGTGGAGTGTTCAACAATGGCACTGCGGATCTTAAAGAAGTTGCAGCATTTTTTGAAGACACCTTTGGTATCGAATTGGGGCAATATCATCGTACTTTCCTCGAAATTCGCATCCGCAAGACCGGACGTACCAAGTTTCTGGACTCCCTCCAGGAAAGTATCATTCGTAGAATGGATGAAGCTGATGAAAAATAG
- a CDS encoding helix-turn-helix domain-containing protein: protein MAAEVITTDDLREFKIELLEDLKRLLKEHSGQPTKKWLKSYEVRKLLGISPGTLQNLRVNGTLPFTKIGGVIYYDYADIQAMLQSNKFQNRLR, encoded by the coding sequence ATGGCAGCAGAAGTAATTACCACAGACGACCTGCGTGAGTTCAAGATCGAGCTCCTGGAAGACCTCAAAAGATTACTCAAAGAACATTCCGGTCAGCCTACAAAGAAATGGCTAAAATCCTATGAGGTCCGCAAGCTTTTGGGCATTTCGCCCGGCACTTTACAGAACCTACGGGTAAACGGCACATTACCCTTTACCAAGATCGGAGGAGTAATCTATTACGACTATGCGGACATTCAGGCGATGCTCCAGTCCAACAAGTTTCAAAACCGCTTGAGGTAA
- a CDS encoding transcriptional regulator: MNYIKHLSAAFQQMDADTRLTPYHISLYMALFRRWNLNFFKNPISVSRDELMRLSKIGSVNTYTKCLKELDRFGFIRYEPSYNPHRGSLIYLSSFDKGDDKGTDTGSEIAVRPYTNNTNPLNYENETNLGKRAKNFETSSNDSEMKKEKSSAKRERMTGYGPEIPPLEEHVKIYFDEKGYPSVEAEKFYNYFQSNGWLVGGRSKMKDWKAAARNWMLNAQKFNTYAKDQRNHQPRPKPGNLHSGTGKDYGEPL; the protein is encoded by the coding sequence ATGAACTACATCAAGCACCTTTCCGCAGCGTTCCAGCAGATGGATGCAGATACCAGGCTCACGCCCTACCATATCAGTTTGTATATGGCCTTGTTCAGGCGATGGAACCTTAACTTTTTCAAGAACCCCATTTCTGTATCCAGGGATGAGCTGATGAGGTTGTCAAAAATTGGTTCGGTAAATACTTATACCAAGTGCTTGAAGGAGTTGGATCGTTTCGGATTTATCCGATATGAACCTTCCTACAATCCGCACCGGGGCAGCCTCATTTACCTGTCCAGTTTTGATAAAGGTGATGATAAGGGTACTGATACAGGCAGTGAAATAGCTGTGAGACCTTATACAAACAATACAAACCCTTTAAACTATGAAAACGAAACAAACTTGGGTAAGCGAGCTAAAAATTTTGAGACAAGTTCAAATGATTCGGAAATGAAGAAAGAGAAAAGTTCCGCTAAAAGAGAAAGAATGACCGGCTATGGCCCGGAAATTCCACCTCTGGAAGAACATGTCAAAATCTACTTTGATGAAAAAGGCTATCCATCCGTGGAGGCTGAGAAGTTTTATAATTACTTCCAAAGCAATGGCTGGCTGGTAGGTGGCCGCTCCAAGATGAAAGACTGGAAAGCAGCCGCCCGCAACTGGATGCTGAACGCTCAAAAATTCAATACCTATGCAAAAGATCAGCGAAACCATCAGCCACGTCCTAAACCCGGAAACCTCCACTCAGGAACCGGCAAAGACTATGGCGAGCCACTCTAA
- a CDS encoding AAA family ATPase yields the protein MASHSKSCSESVQSNIIQFDKCLEFLEKAGKAYTSPKFRIWKEDHLIIFKLLVYFYQDKPNAEKHGIDLHKGILLTGPVGCGKTSLMTLLRFMLAPKEQYIIKSARDITLEFIQDGYPVINKYSKAAFQQTSGELIPKAYCFDDLGVESNIKYYGNETNVMAEILLSRYDMFISRHMLTHATTNLSASEIENCYGNRVRSRMREMMNVIAFEKEAKDKRI from the coding sequence ATGGCGAGCCACTCTAAGTCTTGCTCAGAGAGTGTTCAAAGCAACATCATCCAATTCGACAAATGCCTTGAATTTCTGGAGAAAGCAGGCAAGGCCTACACCAGTCCAAAATTCCGGATATGGAAGGAAGACCACTTGATTATATTCAAACTTCTGGTCTACTTCTACCAGGACAAACCCAATGCTGAAAAGCACGGCATTGACCTACACAAAGGCATTTTGCTAACCGGCCCGGTCGGTTGTGGCAAAACTTCCCTGATGACCCTTCTACGGTTTATGTTGGCTCCCAAAGAGCAATACATCATCAAATCCGCTCGTGATATCACCCTGGAATTCATCCAGGACGGCTATCCTGTTATCAACAAATACTCCAAAGCAGCCTTCCAGCAAACAAGCGGAGAGCTGATCCCTAAAGCCTATTGTTTTGATGACTTGGGCGTGGAATCCAACATCAAGTATTATGGAAACGAAACCAATGTAATGGCCGAGATTCTTTTGAGCCGCTATGATATGTTCATCAGCCGCCACATGCTCACGCATGCCACGACCAACCTTTCCGCCAGTGAGATAGAGAACTGTTATGGGAATAGGGTTAGATCAAGGATGAGGGAGATGATGAACGTGATTGCTTTTGAGAAGGAAGCGAAGGACAAAAGGATATGA
- a CDS encoding Fic family protein produces the protein MKNIDPSKPLNDLPLLPPPVEKVETIQILKQESKAAVALAELKGLARTLPNQGILINAIVLKEAQASSEVENIITTHDKLYQALAAKSMTIDPSTKEVLRYREALLYGFEEIKKKGFLNTNGIVRIQSILEENEAGIRQLPGTSLKNDLTGKTIYTPPDDKETIVRLMKNLEDFINDEPDRMSPLIRMAIQHYQFESIHPFYDGNGRTGRIINVLYLILHNLLEIPMLYLSGYIIGHKGAYYKLLQEVRTKDNWEGWILFMLKAIEDTATKAISQIHGINSIFNEIQDKVKNEAPKIYSKDLIEQLFVHPYTKIEYISNGLGVERKAASRYLKTLESIGILKLEPIGKENIFINQQLYQLLKQS, from the coding sequence ATGAAGAATATCGATCCATCGAAACCACTCAATGATTTGCCTCTTCTACCTCCTCCGGTGGAAAAAGTAGAGACTATCCAAATCCTCAAACAGGAAAGTAAAGCTGCTGTTGCCCTTGCAGAGCTGAAGGGATTGGCAAGGACCTTGCCCAACCAGGGTATTTTGATCAATGCCATTGTACTCAAAGAAGCACAGGCTAGCTCAGAGGTGGAGAACATCATTACCACGCATGACAAGCTCTATCAGGCTCTGGCAGCCAAGTCGATGACAATTGATCCTTCGACCAAGGAAGTCCTACGGTACAGGGAAGCCCTGCTCTATGGTTTTGAGGAGATTAAAAAGAAAGGCTTCCTAAACACCAATGGTATTGTCCGGATTCAATCCATATTGGAAGAGAATGAGGCCGGAATTAGACAACTACCTGGTACTTCCCTAAAAAACGATCTGACGGGTAAAACCATCTATACACCACCGGACGATAAAGAAACAATAGTCAGACTGATGAAAAATCTGGAAGACTTTATCAATGATGAACCCGATAGAATGTCTCCCCTGATCAGGATGGCCATACAACACTACCAGTTTGAGAGCATCCATCCATTCTATGATGGAAATGGCCGGACGGGCAGGATTATTAACGTGCTTTACCTCATCCTTCACAATCTGTTGGAAATACCCATGCTGTACCTCAGTGGCTACATTATAGGCCACAAAGGAGCTTACTACAAATTGCTACAAGAGGTGAGGACTAAAGACAATTGGGAAGGTTGGATATTGTTTATGCTTAAGGCCATTGAGGATACTGCGACAAAGGCCATTTCCCAGATCCATGGGATCAACAGCATCTTCAATGAGATTCAGGATAAGGTAAAAAATGAAGCCCCTAAAATCTACTCGAAAGACTTGATCGAACAATTGTTTGTTCACCCCTATACCAAAATAGAATATATCTCTAATGGGCTGGGCGTAGAAAGAAAAGCCGCTTCCAGGTACTTAAAGACTTTGGAATCCATTGGAATCCTAAAACTCGAACCTATCGGGAAAGAGAATATTTTCATCAACCAGCAATTGTACCAACTACTGAAGCAAAGTTAG
- a CDS encoding DUF6943 family protein, with the protein MHTFQIKTYNAGFSSARPHFFILSKGLNAGKPLDTPCPNCFAITTESEEARNFYFWLSYGLWQAQAFTPHLTGSVVPFIRIGDARAVLLAGQEKALKDRGKYLKSLALLQYFEKKAKILQKQVELVKQVKRAIMFRILLE; encoded by the coding sequence ATGCACACTTTTCAGATCAAAACCTACAATGCAGGCTTCTCCAGTGCCCGGCCACATTTCTTCATTTTGTCCAAAGGGCTGAATGCGGGAAAGCCGCTCGATACCCCTTGTCCCAATTGCTTCGCCATCACCACAGAATCGGAAGAGGCACGGAACTTTTATTTCTGGCTCTCTTACGGTCTTTGGCAGGCACAGGCGTTCACGCCACACTTGACCGGTTCTGTTGTCCCATTCATCAGGATAGGTGATGCCAGAGCGGTATTGCTGGCAGGGCAGGAAAAGGCCTTGAAAGACCGTGGGAAGTACCTAAAGTCATTGGCACTCCTTCAGTACTTTGAGAAGAAAGCCAAGATTCTCCAAAAGCAGGTGGAGCTTGTGAAGCAGGTAAAAAGAGCAATTATGTTCCGGATCCTCCTGGAATGA
- a CDS encoding DUF5675 family protein — MLVRMELILTRSYYPEGTNGKLCDGEQLVCSTIELPWRENQRMVSSIPEGRYELVKRYTDKRGWHLLVKNVPNRSGILFHPANDALKELKGCIAPVSKVIGPGKGTDSKTADSRLKTLVFEAMERGENVFLNIQKAKSV; from the coding sequence ATGTTGGTTCGGATGGAATTGATTCTCACAAGAAGCTATTATCCGGAGGGAACCAACGGAAAGCTCTGTGATGGTGAGCAGCTGGTCTGCTCCACCATCGAGCTTCCCTGGAGGGAAAACCAGCGGATGGTATCGAGCATCCCGGAAGGGAGGTATGAGCTTGTAAAGCGATACACCGATAAACGGGGCTGGCATTTGCTGGTGAAAAATGTACCCAATAGAAGCGGCATCCTTTTTCACCCTGCCAATGACGCCCTGAAGGAACTGAAGGGCTGTATAGCCCCGGTTTCAAAGGTCATCGGTCCAGGTAAAGGGACGGATTCCAAAACTGCCGATTCCAGGCTGAAAACACTTGTGTTTGAGGCCATGGAAAGAGGCGAAAATGTATTTCTCAATATTCAAAAAGCAAAAAGCGTATGA
- a CDS encoding CBS domain-containing protein → MKNREPASKIMTTKVHAVQENDTLQDVVALFRKHKIRHVPVLSGKKIAGIISRTDINRLTFGALFENQEGADEAILEILSIPQVMTSKLKVVNAEDSIRDVAEIFANEEFHALPVVDGEELKGIVTTTDIIQYMLDQY, encoded by the coding sequence ATGAAAAATAGAGAGCCCGCCAGCAAGATCATGACCACCAAAGTTCATGCTGTACAGGAAAATGATACCTTACAGGATGTGGTTGCCCTATTCAGAAAACACAAAATCAGGCACGTTCCGGTCCTTTCAGGAAAGAAAATTGCCGGAATAATAAGTAGAACAGATATCAATAGATTGACCTTCGGAGCACTATTCGAAAACCAGGAAGGTGCGGATGAAGCAATCTTGGAAATTTTAAGCATTCCTCAGGTGATGACATCCAAACTAAAAGTTGTAAACGCGGAGGATTCCATAAGGGATGTAGCGGAAATCTTTGCCAATGAAGAATTTCATGCCTTACCTGTGGTGGATGGTGAAGAACTCAAAGGAATCGTCACTACCACAGATATCATACAATACATGCTCGATCAGTATTAG
- a CDS encoding DUF4174 domain-containing protein, which translates to MRFLLCFFLMAMMMGEKPQKIEDLRWKNRIVLYFPGKSGTFPKLSHELEEGVRERKIVYFVFDEILNSNSQVDFSNAYISEIRKKFGASCEEACWVLIGLDGGVKLRKEGELDWGYIFKTIDSMPMRRSEIGSKT; encoded by the coding sequence ATGAGATTTCTTCTTTGTTTTTTTCTAATGGCAATGATGATGGGAGAAAAGCCCCAAAAAATTGAGGACCTTCGATGGAAGAACCGGATTGTCCTTTACTTTCCAGGAAAGTCGGGGACTTTTCCAAAATTAAGCCATGAATTGGAGGAGGGAGTCAGGGAAAGAAAAATAGTTTATTTTGTTTTTGATGAGATCCTAAATTCCAATTCTCAGGTAGATTTTTCAAATGCTTACATTTCAGAAATCAGAAAAAAATTTGGGGCATCCTGTGAGGAGGCATGCTGGGTGCTGATAGGTTTAGATGGAGGGGTTAAATTGCGTAAAGAAGGAGAATTGGATTGGGGTTACATTTTTAAAACCATTGACAGTATGCCGATGAGAAGATCAGAGATTGGGTCAAAAACATGA
- a CDS encoding metallophosphoesterase, whose amino-acid sequence MNLLGATIFLLAILLFSTFLNWYVFQAVKTLSQGISTEKYRNAVHIGYWLVFGGISVWYIYTFVKISITGEFTLSTQTLLNVFLTVVVTQLVCIIFLFAEDIFRNIQAGVLYLSNGSENFVFPSRKTWVSIVAVSVAMIPFFGFVYGMAFGKHNFKVHKETIYFEDLPEAFDGFTITQISDIHIGSFKNPNHVQKGIDLAMEQGSDLFVFTGDLVNHRADEIDPFIEQFSKIKAAYGQFSIIGNHDYGDYIPWPSKEAKEENFKSFLKQHERLGFQLLRNENVRIEKDGQHLVLLGVENWGVGFGARGDLEKAMEGTSSDEFKILLSHDPSHWDEEVKRQKNTVHLTLSGHTHGMQFGIETPIIRWSPVQYRYPNWAGLTSFNGRYLYVNRGFGFHAFSGRVGIWPEITVIELRRK is encoded by the coding sequence ATGAATTTATTGGGAGCCACTATTTTCCTCTTGGCGATTTTATTATTTTCTACTTTTTTGAACTGGTATGTATTCCAGGCGGTAAAGACACTTTCTCAGGGAATTTCCACAGAAAAATACAGAAATGCAGTCCACATTGGCTATTGGTTGGTATTTGGTGGAATCTCGGTCTGGTATATCTATACATTTGTCAAAATTTCCATTACAGGTGAGTTTACACTTTCTACCCAAACCCTACTGAATGTTTTTCTAACGGTAGTGGTCACCCAGTTAGTTTGTATTATTTTCCTTTTTGCAGAGGATATTTTCAGAAACATTCAGGCAGGAGTGTTGTACTTGTCCAATGGCTCAGAGAATTTCGTTTTTCCAAGCAGAAAGACCTGGGTGAGTATAGTGGCTGTCAGTGTGGCCATGATTCCTTTTTTTGGTTTTGTCTATGGAATGGCTTTCGGAAAACACAATTTTAAAGTACATAAGGAGACCATCTATTTTGAAGATTTGCCGGAGGCTTTTGATGGATTTACCATTACTCAGATTTCGGATATTCATATAGGCAGTTTTAAAAATCCAAACCATGTCCAAAAAGGCATTGATCTGGCTATGGAACAGGGGTCTGATCTATTTGTGTTTACAGGTGATTTGGTCAATCACAGGGCCGATGAAATAGATCCCTTTATTGAGCAATTTTCAAAAATAAAAGCAGCCTATGGACAGTTTTCCATTATTGGGAACCATGATTATGGGGATTACATCCCATGGCCAAGCAAAGAGGCCAAAGAAGAGAATTTTAAGTCCTTTCTAAAGCAACATGAAAGATTAGGTTTTCAATTGCTTAGAAATGAAAACGTGCGGATTGAAAAAGATGGGCAGCATCTGGTTTTGTTGGGAGTTGAAAACTGGGGAGTGGGTTTCGGTGCAAGAGGGGACTTGGAAAAAGCAATGGAAGGAACATCTTCCGATGAGTTTAAAATATTGCTTTCACATGATCCATCCCATTGGGATGAAGAGGTGAAAAGACAAAAGAATACCGTTCACCTGACCCTTTCGGGACATACCCATGGGATGCAATTTGGAATAGAAACTCCGATTATCAGATGGAGCCCTGTTCAATACAGGTATCCCAATTGGGCAGGTTTGACCTCTTTCAATGGGAGATATCTGTATGTTAACCGTGGTTTTGGTTTCCATGCTTTTTCAGGAAGGGTAGGTATCTGGCCTGAAATTACAGTTATTGAGCTAAGAAGAAAGTAG
- a CDS encoding transglutaminase family protein translates to MRLEIQHFTQYQYSENVILNPHFLFLIPQQRSYFQIEKGQIKCDPEPIAIHERIDMMGNAHYQTWFQEETDHLSIDADYIIELKPFNPFGFLFTEFITYPFSFFQYSPEKHIFLKAFLETDTHEAFQRYVHRLIKASGDMVAFLFSLTESIHAQWGHIIREEQSLWSPDFTFDQKKGSCRDLSWMLVHMLRNVGLASRFVSGYAFNPELTEGHELHAWVEVFLPGAGWVGLDPSLGLFSDNHYIPLAAGYSPELVAPVQGSFGGTALTDLKTEVWIKLL, encoded by the coding sequence ATGAGATTGGAGATTCAGCACTTTACGCAGTACCAATATTCTGAAAATGTAATACTGAATCCACATTTTTTATTTTTAATCCCCCAGCAAAGGTCTTACTTTCAGATTGAAAAGGGGCAGATTAAATGTGATCCGGAGCCAATTGCCATTCATGAAAGGATAGATATGATGGGCAATGCGCATTACCAAACTTGGTTTCAGGAGGAAACGGATCATTTGTCTATTGATGCAGATTATATCATCGAACTCAAACCTTTCAACCCATTTGGTTTTCTTTTTACTGAGTTTATAACATATCCTTTTTCATTTTTCCAATACAGCCCAGAAAAACATATTTTTCTGAAAGCCTTTCTGGAAACAGACACCCATGAAGCATTTCAAAGGTATGTCCACCGTCTCATCAAGGCCTCTGGGGATATGGTTGCTTTTTTGTTTTCATTGACAGAGAGTATCCATGCCCAATGGGGGCATATTATAAGGGAAGAGCAAAGTCTTTGGTCTCCGGATTTTACTTTTGATCAAAAAAAGGGCTCCTGTAGGGACCTCAGCTGGATGCTTGTGCATATGCTGAGAAATGTAGGTCTTGCATCACGGTTTGTCAGTGGCTATGCTTTCAATCCTGAGTTGACAGAAGGCCATGAATTGCATGCATGGGTGGAGGTTTTTCTTCCTGGTGCTGGATGGGTGGGTTTAGATCCGAGTTTGGGATTGTTTTCAGATAATCATTATATCCCCCTGGCTGCAGGCTATTCCCCGGAATTGGTCGCACCTGTCCAGGGTTCCTTTGGCGGGACCGCCTTAACTGATCTAAAAACTGAGGTGTGGATCAAGTTGCTTTGA
- a CDS encoding peptidase has product MTYCLGIKTKYGIVGLSDTRITSGTETTTSKKVFTVNREKHTFFIMTSGLRSVRDKAITYFSEMIEEQDQDFTKLYKMVNEFGNQVKRVAEEDKRNLEDAGLSFNLFSIIGGQLEEDKSPKLYLLYPQGNWIEIRRGTPFVSIGNTGAGNPVLRRSLHYEDSLEYAMKCAFLAFDATRISANDVDYPIDTVVLQNDHYHTVERRFEQKELEHISNFWNERIKEAIKELPAEVLEKAFFEVSHSTDNS; this is encoded by the coding sequence ATGACCTATTGCCTTGGAATAAAAACAAAATATGGGATTGTAGGGCTTTCAGATACCAGAATTACTTCCGGAACTGAGACCACCACTTCCAAAAAGGTATTTACCGTAAACAGAGAAAAGCACACTTTTTTTATCATGACCTCAGGTTTGAGATCGGTGAGGGACAAGGCAATCACCTATTTTTCTGAGATGATTGAAGAGCAGGACCAGGATTTCACCAAATTATATAAGATGGTGAATGAGTTTGGGAATCAAGTGAAGCGCGTAGCGGAGGAGGATAAGAGAAATCTGGAAGATGCAGGACTTTCTTTCAATCTGTTTTCCATAATCGGAGGCCAATTGGAAGAAGACAAGTCCCCTAAACTTTACCTGCTTTATCCTCAGGGCAACTGGATTGAAATCAGAAGGGGAACCCCTTTTGTGTCTATCGGTAATACCGGTGCAGGTAATCCGGTACTCCGCCGCTCACTGCATTATGAGGATTCTCTGGAATATGCAATGAAATGTGCTTTTTTAGCATTTGATGCCACGAGGATATCAGCCAATGATGTGGATTATCCCATTGACACAGTGGTCCTGCAAAATGACCACTACCATACTGTGGAGAGGAGATTTGAACAAAAGGAATTGGAGCATATTTCCAATTTTTGGAATGAAAGAATTAAAGAGGCCATCAAGGAACTTCCTGCGGAAGTATTGGAAAAAGCATTTTTTGAAGTTTCGCATTCAACGGACAATTCATGA